GGTCGCCGATGTCTGGCCGAACTGGCGACGCGCCTTGGCCAAATCTGCCTCGGCGGAGGCAAGCGCGATCTGCGCGTCGCTGTCGTCGATGCGGACGAGTATCTCGCCGCGCTTCACCATCTGGGTATCCTGCTTGAGAACGGCAGCCACCTGGCCCGATATCATCGGCGTGATCTGCGCCGTATCGGCCCCGACATAGGCATTGTCGGTTTCGACATGGTGGCTCCCGATGAGCATATACCAACCGCCATAGGCTGCGCCCGCAAGGAGGACGGCGGCCGCGATGCCCGTCAGCAGCTTCCTGCGGCGGGCAAGGCGCGCTTCATCGGCGTTTGAGGCAGCGGTTTCGTCTTCGATTTCAAGCCTGTCCAGGGACGGCATGTTCGCATCGGCTTCAGCCATTGTTCGGTTCCTTGCTGGTCTGATGGGAGGCAGCGGCGGGGGACGAGAATCCACCGCCAAGCGCGCGCACGAGCGCGACGTCGAGAGAAAAGGCACGGGCTTCGAGATCAGTGACGGTCCGCTGCGCCTGGAGAGCGCGCTCCTGGGCGCTCAGCACGTCGAGAAAACGGGAAAGGCCGCCTTCATAGCGTTGCTTCGCGATGGCATAGGCGCCCCGCGCATCTTCAAGCGATAAACGGGATTCGCTCAGCCTTGTCGCGAGCGCCCGTTGGCTGGCCACTGCATCTGCGACGGCGTGATAGGCGTCCGTGACGGCCTGGTCATAGCTTGCAACCGCTTCGTCATAGGTGGCGCGAGCGCTACGATAACGGCCCTGAAGTTCTCCACCATGAAACAGGGGCAGGCTGAGCGCTGGTCCGGCGCTGCCGAAGCTGGAACCGCTTTTGAACAGATTGTCGAGACCGAGCGACTGAAAGCCGAATAGGGCGCTGAGGCTGATGGAGGGATAGAAATCAGCGCGGGCCACCTTGATCCGGCTTGCTTCCGCTTCCACCCTCACGCGGGCAGCGATGATGTCGGGGCGACGCCCGATCAGGTTCGTGCTGGCGTCTTCGGGAAGGCCACGCGCCGGAATCGATGTGGCAGGCGCCGAGATCGAAAGGCCACGATCAGGTCCCTTACCGAGCAAGGCGGCTATCCGGTTGCGCGTGAGCGCAATCTGCTCGTCCGTTTCGGCCAGGTCAGCGCGAGCGGCAGGAACGGCAGAACGCGCTTGCTTC
This genomic stretch from Sphingobium sp. BYY-5 harbors:
- a CDS encoding efflux transporter outer membrane subunit; the protein is MARFSRISGAGTLLSAFLLLLPGCASVPKLGSAPVVRPPTAYAAEQSLAAGDAYAWPDAQWWKGYGDPQLDTLVAEALSNAPDIATAAARVKRADAYVQQAGAARLPTLDASGSAGTAKQSYNNGIPADFVPHGWNGTGKVQAELGFDLDLWGKNKASYAAARSDAEAARLDLAQASLTLSTNVADAYADLARLFAERGVQQMALRIKEETASLTDDRVASGLDTQAELKQARSAVPAARADLAETDEQIALTRNRIAALLGKGPDRGLSISAPATSIPARGLPEDASTNLIGRRPDIIAARVRVEAEASRIKVARADFYPSISLSALFGFQSLGLDNLFKSGSSFGSAGPALSLPLFHGGELQGRYRSARATYDEAVASYDQAVTDAYHAVADAVASQRALATRLSESRLSLEDARGAYAIAKQRYEGGLSRFLDVLSAQERALQAQRTVTDLEARAFSLDVALVRALGGGFSSPAAASHQTSKEPNNG